Proteins co-encoded in one Papaver somniferum cultivar HN1 chromosome 5, ASM357369v1, whole genome shotgun sequence genomic window:
- the LOC113281997 gene encoding lysine histidine transporter-like 6, with translation MVSEQSPPPPPPKEVGEYELKEWARENEELEDQGPPREAKWWYSAFHTVTAMVGAGVLSLPNAMAYLGWGPGTFILVLSWCITLFTIWQMIELHEIVPGGTRFDRYYQLGQHAFGPKLGPWVVLPQQLIVQVGCDIVYMVTGGKCLKKFMEIACTDCTRLKQSYWICIFGSIHLFLSQLPNFNSVAGVSLAAAIMSLSYSTISWVACLSKGQVNNVSYGYKNTTPADNMFRVFNALGQISFAFAGHAVVLEIQATIPSTPSKPSKIPMWKGARTAYFITAICYFPVAMIGYWAFGQDVEDNLLLALKRPEWLIAAANMMVVIHVIGSYQVYAMPVFDMIENIFVKRLKFQRGFPLRLVTRSTYVGLTLFFGVTFPFFGDLLGFFGGFGFAPTSYFLPCIMWLAIKKPRIFSRSWFINWGCIVVGMFMMFASTIGGLRNIIVDSSTYSFYS, from the exons ATGGTCTCAGAGCAGTCTCCACCCCCTCCTCCTCCAAAG GAAGTTGGTGAATACGAATTAAAAGAGTGGGCAAGAGAAAATGAAGAGTTGGAAGATCAGGGTCCTCCCCGTGAAGCAAAATGGTGGTATTCAGCTTTTCACACTGTCACTGCCATGGTTGGTGCTGGTGTTCTCAGCTTGCCTAATGCCATGGCCTACTTGGGATG GGGTCCAGGAACATTCATTTTAGTACTGTCATGGTGCATAACCTTGTTCACAATTTGGCAAATGATAGAGCTTCATGAAATTGTTCCTGGAGGGACTCGTTTCGATCGTTACTACCAACTCGGTCAGCATGCCTTTGGACCGAAACTAGGACCATGGGTAGTTCTACCACAACAGCTTATAGTGCAGGTAGGTTGTGATATAGTGTACATGGTGACTGGAGGAAAGTGTCTCAAGAAGTTCATGGAGATCGCCTGCACCGATTGCACCAGGCTTAAACAGTCTTACTGGATTTGCATCTTTGGTTCCATTCATTTGTTCCTCTCTCAACTTCCCAATTTCAATTCCGTTGCCGGTGTTTCCTTAGCGGCCGCCATTATGTCACTCAG TTATTCAACAATATCTTGGGTGGCGTGCTTGAGCAAAGGTCAAGTTAATAATGTGAGCTACGGGTATAAAAATACCACACCGGCTGATAACATGTTTAGGGTGTTCAACGCATTGGGGCAGATCTCTTTCGCATTTGCTGGTCATGCCGTTGTTCTTGAAATTCAGGCTACAATTCCGTCAACTCCCAGTAAACCTTCCAAAATACCGATGTGGAAAGGTGCAAGAACTGCGTATTTTATTACAGCAATTTGCTACTTCCCCGTTGCTATGATTGGTTACTGGGCATTTGGGCAAGATGTGGAAGATAACCTGCTTTTAGCCTTAAAACGACCAGAATGGCTTATAGCCGCTGCTAACATGATGGTTGTCATTCATGTCATCGGTAGCTACCAG GTGTATGCCATGCCAGTATTTGACATGATCGAGAATATATTCGTGAAACGACTCAAATTTCAGCGAGGATTCCCACTTCGACTTGTCACTCGATCTACTTACGTTG GTCTTACACTGTTCTTTGGTGTAACATTCCCATTTTTTGGTGACCTTCTTGGATTCTTTGGAGGATTCGGCTTCGCCCCAACATCTTATTTC CTTCCATGTATAATGTGGCTGGCAATCAAGAAACCAAGAATATTCAGTCGGTCATGGTTTATTAATTGG ggatgcatagttgtgggaATGTTTATGATGTTTGCGTCAACAATAGGAGGGTTACGAAATATTATCGTCGATTCCTCTACGTATAGTTTTTACTCTTAG